Proteins encoded in a region of the Panicum hallii strain FIL2 chromosome 3, PHallii_v3.1, whole genome shotgun sequence genome:
- the LOC112885895 gene encoding putative ubiquitin-conjugating enzyme E2 38 encodes MDAAGYPPMQGSGSASASCRAADYSAAWDAAQQQKRQRCQDSSSSDQVGSSTENKSLEASGAELKFEYGKNEEEDYYFEDDDYGCYDEDDEDGSEYELDPTDYNQLLADKFDHLDLPPGVEATVPWLQKVERDVPGKFKSMSEIEEEIAKKYNFFKQFDTVEDFSDHHYAKTSVGKARKEWAKRIQHEWSLLEKDLPALIYVRVSENRMDLLRAVMIGPQGTPYHDGLFFFDAQFPASYPATPPVVYYHSGGLRLNPNLYACGKVCLSLLGTWQGFSCEKWNPAQSTMLQVLISIQALVLNEKPYFNEPGYERYANSPEGLWSALDYNDTTFQHSCRTMLYSLRRPPQHFEDLVAGHFRERGRAILAACKFYMEGHEVGSKVPEEDEDKKENQDGEGSSSSSVALTQQNKPALRANRNASFKPNLEVLFEELLMEFNVKGADTAKFRAQKLKNQQAAA; translated from the exons ATGGACGCCGCAGG GTACCCGCCCATGCAGGGGAGCGGGTCCGCCTCCGCGTCATGCCGCGCCGCCGACTACTCCGCCGCGTGGGACGCCGCACAGCAGCAGAAGCGCCAGCGCTGCCag GATTCTTCTTCTAGCGATCAAGTTGGATCGAGCACAGAGAATAAATCTCTTGAAGCATCCGGAGCTGAGCTAAAATTCGAGTATGGAAAAAATGAGGAAGAAGATTACTATTTTGAAGATGACGATTATGGCTGCTATGATGAGGACGATGAGGATGGGTCTGAATATGAGCTTGACCCAACTGACTATAATCAACTGCTCGCTGATAAATTTGATCATTTAGATCTGCCTCCAGGTGTGGAGGCTACAGTACCATGGTTGCAGAAAGTTGAAAGGGATGTGCCTGGCAAATTTAAGTCAATGTCAGAAATAGAGGAGGAAATTGCCAAGAAGTATAACTTTTTCAAACAGTTTGATACTGTTGAGGATTTCTCAGATCATCATTATGCTAAAACTTCTGTCGGAAAG GCTAGGAAAGAATGGGCGAAAAGAATCCAGCATGAATGGAGTCTCCTGGAGAAAGATTTACCAG CATTAATATATGTTCGTGTATCGGAAAATCGAATGGACCTTCTGAGGGCTGTAATGATTGGGCCTCAAGGAACACCCTACCATGATGGCCTTTTCTTCTTTGATGCTCAATTCCCCGCTTCTTATCCTGCTACTCCCCCG GTGGTATACTACCATTCAGGAGGGCTAAGGCTCAATCCAAATTTATATGCTTGTGGAAAGGTCTGTCTTAGCCTGCTAGGCACCTGGCAGGGGTTTTCTTGTGAGAAATGGAATCCAGCTCAGTCAACCATGCTTCAGGTCCTAATCTCCATTCAAGCTCTCGTGTTGAATGAGAAGCCATACTTTAATGAGCCAGGATACGAACGCTATGCCAATAGCCCTGAGGGACTGTGGTCTGCCTTGGATTATAATGATACAACATTTCAGCACTCATGCAGGACGATGTTATACTCACTTCGTAGACCTCCACAG CACTTTGAAGACCTTGTCGCGGGCCACTTCCGTGAACGCGGGCGCGCCATTCTAGCTGCATGCAAATTCTACATGGAGGGCCATGAGGTTGGGTCCAAAGTCCCTGAGGAGGACGAGGACAAGAAAGAGAACCAAGATGGGGAAGGATCCAGCAGTAGCAGCGTGGCTTTGACGCAGCAGAATAAGCCTGCATTGCGCGCCAACCGTAATGCATCCTTCAAGCCCAACCTGGAGGTTCTGTTTGAGGAGCTCCTGATGGAGTTCAATGTGAAGGGTGCCGACACTGCAAAGTTCCGTGCACAGAAGTTGAAGAACCAGCAGGCGGCTGCTTGA
- the LOC112885896 gene encoding uncharacterized protein LOC112885896, which translates to MLRRAASTINVHAAAWLRRLPRRPATPPPPPAQLGNHHPRAQLQPRRGLPHLRLGGARGYRRMARRIPAARPDGYSTSEGELEEEPDEWAREEILEPDAAGEEGDDSDGSEVEGFMLDFGALRDELGKKEEKGADDEGGK; encoded by the coding sequence ATGCTCCGGCGCGCCGCCTCCACGATCAATGTGCACGCGGCGGCGTggctccgccgcctcccccgcAGGCCGGCgacgcctccgcctccgcccgcgcagCTGGGGAACCACCACCCGCGGGCCCAGCTCCAGCCCCGCCGCGGGCTCCCGCACCTGCGTCTGGGTGGCGCGCGGGGCTACCGGCGCATGGCGCGGCGGATCCCGGCGGCGAGGCCCGACGGGTACTCCACCTCCGAAGGCGAGCTGGAGGAGGAGCCGGACGAGTGGGCGCGCGAGGAGATCCTGGAGCCGGACGCCGCGGGCGAGGAGGGCGACGACTCGGATGGCAGCGAGGTGGAGGGGTTCATGCTGGACTTCGGCGCCCTCCGCGACGAACTCGGCAAGAAGGAAGAGAAGGGCGCGGATGATGAGGGAGGGAAGTAG
- the LOC112884903 gene encoding LOW QUALITY PROTEIN: cysteine-rich receptor-like protein kinase 10 (The sequence of the model RefSeq protein was modified relative to this genomic sequence to represent the inferred CDS: substituted 1 base at 1 genomic stop codon), producing MVIMATYCLSSATLLLAFLLHAPGLATAQPLPWQLCNDTAGNYTESSAYQANIRRLAAALPGRASSSPALFATGSAGAAPDAAYALALCRGDTNASSCARCLAAAFQDAQQLCAPSRGATMFDDPCILRYADWDFLSNATDNRGVMVAWSFDNVTAQAAPAFDAASGRLVNATADHAAADPARRFGTGEVAFDETYPKIYSLAQCSPDMAAADCRACLGSIIRRFTPTYFTGKHGGRVFGVRCSFRFETYPFFFGRAQLQLPGPPGPPQVNMTTPPANGRRTRQKTERVLAIAVPLAAAVLALTVACFCFWSRRTPVQKVSGKTYSTYSEDTESIDSLLDLSMLRAATDNFSESNKLGEGGFGAVYKGTLPDGQEIAVKRLSLSSGQGVEELKTELELVAKLQHKNLARLIGVCLQEDEKLLVYEYMPNRSLDTIIFDSQKSKDLDWGKRVKIVNGVARGLQYLHEESQLKIVHRDLKPSNVLLDLDYNPKISDFGLAKLFDRDQSQGVTSRIAGTYGYMAAEYAMRGQYSVKSDVFSLGVLILEMVTGRKNSSFADSEQPVDLLSLVWEHWTTGAIEELLDPFLGRRAPRDQMLKLVNIALLCVQDSPADRPMMSSVNVMLSSDTVSLQVPSRPTFCIQEMEDGSSFYSQSASKESRATMSPNEAXLTEVVEPR from the exons ATGGTGATCATGGCCACCTACTGCCTCTCTTCTGCCACGCTCCTCCTCGCCTTCCTCCTCCACGCGCCGGGGCTCGCCACTGCGCAGCCGCTGCCGTGGCAGCTCTGCAACGACACCGCCGGCAACTACACGGAGAGCAGCGCCTACCAGGCCAACATCCGCCGCCTCGCGGCCGCGCTCCCGGGCCGCGCGTCTTCGTCCCCAGCGCTCTTCGCCACCGGCTccgcgggcgcggcgccggaCGCCGCCTACGCCCTCGCGCTCTGCCGCGGCGACACCAACGCCTCCTCCTGCGCGCGCTGCCTCGCCGCGGCGTTCCAGGACGCGCAGCAGCTCTGCGCGCCCAGCAGGGGCGCCACCATGTTCGACGACCCCTGCATCCTCCGCTACGCCGACTGGGACTTCCTCTCCAACGCCACCGACAACAGGGGGGTGATGGTCGCCTGGAGCTTCGACAACGTCACCGcgcaggcggcgccggcgttcGACGCCGCCTCCGGCAGGCTCGTCAACGCCACCGCCGACCACGCGGCGGCGGACCCGGCCAGGCGTTTCGGCACGGGGGAGGTCGCGTTCGACGAGACGTACCCCAAAATTTACTCGCTGGCGCAGTGCTCGCCGGACATGGCGGCGGCCGACTGCCGGGCATGCCTCGGCAGCATCATCAGGAGGTTCACGCCCACGTATTTCACCGGGAAGCATGGCGGGAGAGTTTTCGGAGTGCGCTGCAGCTTCCGGTTTGAAACGTATCCTTTCTTCTTTGGTCGCGCGCAGCTGCAACTGCCGGGACCGCCCGGACCGCCGCAAGTGAACATGACGACGCCACCGGCGAACGGCCGAA GAACAAGACAAAAAACAGAACGGGTCTTGGCCATTGCAGTGCCCTTAGCTGCTGCAGTATTAGCTCTCACAGTGGCATGCTTTTGCTTTTGGAGTAGGAGAACACCAGTACAGAAGGTCTCAGGGAAAACAT ATTCTACTTATTCAGAAGACACTGAAAGCATTGATTCACTCCTTGATCTATCGATGCTACGGGCAGCAACAGATAACTTTTCTGAAAGCAATAAGCTTGGTGAGGGAGGGTTCGGTGCGGTTTATAAG GGAACCCTTCCTGATGGTCAGGAAATAGCAGTGAAGAGGCTCTCACTTAGCTCCGGACAAGGGGTAGAAGAGCTGAAAACTGAGCTAGAATTAGTTGCCAAGCTTCAACACAAGAATCTAGCGAGGCTTATTGGCGTTTGCTTGCAAGAAGATGAGAAACTACTTGTCTATGAATACATGCCAAACAGGAGCCTGGACACCATTATTTTCG ATTCACAGAAAAGCAAAGACCTGGATTGGGGGAAGAGAGTCAAGATTGTAAATGGAGTCGCTCGAGGCTTGCAGTATCTCCATGAAGAGTCTCAACTGAAGATAGTTCATCGAGACCTCAAGCCAAGCAATGTGCTACTTGACTTAGATTACAATCCGAAGATTTCAGACTTCGGCTTAGCAAAACTCTTCGACAGAGATCAATCCCAAGGTGTCACTAGTCGCATTGCTGGAACGTA TGGATACATGGCCGCAGAATACGCGATGCGCGGGCAGTATTCGGTCAAGTCCGACGTGTTCAGTCTCGGCGTTCTGATCTTAGAGATGGTCACAGGGAGGAAAAACAGTAGCTTCGCTGACTCGGAGCAACCTGTTGATCTCTTGAGCCTA GTCTGGGAGCACTGGACCACGGGAGCAATCGAAGAGCTGCTGGATCCATTCCTGGGACGCCGAGCTCCTCGTGACCAGATGCTGAAGCTTGTCAACATTGCGCTACTGTGTGTTCAGGACAGCCCTGCAGATCGGCCGATGATGTCGTCTGTAAATGTCATGCTCAGCAGCGACACGGTCTCCCTACAGGTCCCGTCGAGGCCAACATTTTGCATTCAGGAGATGGAAGATGGCTCGAGTTTTTACTCGCAGTCTGCCAGCAAGGAGTCTAGGGCAACGATGTCGCCGAATGAGGCGTAGCTCACAGAGGTGGTTGAACCGAGATGA
- the LOC112884904 gene encoding cysteine-rich receptor-like protein kinase 6, with translation MRPFSAMDPLGWLEYESYSPQNCYPPSKTPPCQDFLCFYNLFSRAFRIFFILSFLIVCFCIRACGAAVAVAASHEWLARASQMNHPSAQATPPCLLDIRYQQSSPHLSCRNGESAATMATRRPTPHGFPPHLAGVAAAAFLLLALALQAPLAAAAQDQPPPPPWLLCGPEPVSGKYTANSTYQANINRLAATLPRNASSAAFLYATGSVGAVPDIVYALALCRGDANASACGRCVATAFRGAQEGCPLFKDAMAFYDLCQLRFSNRNFFLDDDYIVNTYILQGPQLAAPADARARSAAGAFDATVGRLVNATADYAAENSSARFATGVVGFGDESGPMIYALAQCTPDRTVDICRTCLNTIISQLLPSYFGGRNGGGVFGVWCSFRYEVYPFFSGQPLLQLPMFVATPAAPASRRQEGAQSKSFEDLKFQEQELKTRASIL, from the coding sequence ATGAGACCATTTTCCGCCATGGATCCGCTAGGTTGGCTTGAGTATGAGTCGTATTCGCCTCAAAATTGCTATCCTCCAAGTAAAACACCTCCATGTCAAGATTTCCTATGTTTTTATAATTTATTTTCACGTGCATTTCGTATTTTTTTTATCCTTTCTTTCCTGATAGTGTGTTTTTGCATTCGGGCATGTGGGGCGGCGGTTGCTGTTGCTGCTTCACATGAATGGCTAGCAAGGGCAAGTCAAATGAACCATCCTTCTGCCCAGGCAACTCCGCCATGTCTTCTTGATATCCGATACCAGCAAAGTTCTCCTCATCTGTCGTGTCGCAACGGCGAGTCAGCGGCAACCATGGCCACGCGGCGGCCAACGCCGCACGGCTTCCCTCCCCATCTCGCGGGCGTTGCCGCCGCAGCCTttctcctcctcgccctcgccctccaagcgcctctcgccgccgccgcccaagaccagccgccgccgccgccgtggctgcTGTGCGGCCCCGAGCCCGTCAGCGGCAAGTACACGGCGAACAGCACCTACCAAGCCAACATCAACCGCCTCGCCGCCACGCTCCCCAGGaacgcctcctccgccgcgttCCTCTACGCCACGGGCAGCGTCGGCGCCGTCCCGGACATCGTCTACGCGCTCGCCCTCTGCCGCGGCGACGCCAACGCCTCCGCCTGCGGGCGCTGCGTCGCCACCGCCTTCCGCGGCGCGCAGGAAGGGTGCCCGCTCTTCAAGGACGCCATGGCCTTCTACGACCTCTGCCAGCTCCGCTTCTCCAACCGCAACTTCTTCCTTGACGACGACTACATCGTCAACACGTacatcctgcagggccctcagCTGGCGGCGCCCGCGGACGCGCGGGCGCGGAGCGCGGCGGGGGCGTTCGACGCCACCGTCGGCCGGCTCGTCAACGCCACCGCCGACTACGCGGCGGAGAACTCGTCGGCGAGGTTCGCCACGGGGGTGGTAGGCTTCGGCGACGAGAGCGGCCCCATGATTTACGCTCTGGCTCAGTGCACGCCGGACAGGACGGTGGACATCTGCCGGACCTGTCTGAACACCATCATCAGCCAGCTACTGCCGAGCTATTTCGGCGGGAGGAATGGCGGAGGGGTTTTTGGGGTGTGGTGCAGCTTCCGGTATGAGGTGtaccctttcttctccggccaACCGCTGCTGCAGCTTCCCATGTTCGTGGCGACGCCTGCGGCACCGGCCAGCAGAAGACAAG
- the LOC112884906 gene encoding aquaporin TIP4-2 has product MAKLVRKFVDSYDDDAGDAQDAGCVRAVLAELVLTFLFVFTGVSASMAAGSGGKPGEAMPMATLAAVAIAHALAAGVLVTAGFHVSGGHLNPAVTVAMMVRGHLSKLRTVLYVAAQLLASSLACILLRYLTGGMVTPVHALGVGIRPMQGLVMEVILTFSLLFVTYAMILDPRSQVRSIGPLLTGLIVGANSLAGGNFTGASMNPARSFGPALATGDWTHHWVYWVGPLLGGSLAAVVYESLFVVNKTHEPLLNGDC; this is encoded by the exons ATGGCGAAGCTGGTGCGGAAGTTTGTGGACTCCTACGACGACGACGCCGGCGACGCCCAGGACGCCGGCTGCGTGCGCGCCGTGCTGGCCGAGCTCGTCCTCACCTTCCTCTTCGTCTTCACCGGCGTCTCCGCCTCCATGGCCGCCG GATCCGGCGGGAAGCCAGGCGAGGCCATGCCGATGGCGACGCTGGCCGCGGTGGCGATCGCGCACGCGCTGGCGGCGGGGGTGCTGGTCACGGCGGGGTTCCACGTCTCCGGCGGCCACCTGAACCCGGCGGTGACCGTGGCCATGATGGTTCGCGGCCACCTCAGCAAGCTCCGGACGGTGCTGTACGTCGCCGCGCAGCTGCTGGCCTCCTCCCTCGCCTGCATCCTCCTCCGCTACCTCACCGGCGGCATG GTGACCCCGGTGCACGCCCTGGGCGTGGGCATCCGGCCGATGCAGGGCCTGGTGATGGAGGTGATCCtcaccttctccctcctcttcgTGACCTACGCCATGATCCTGGACCCCCGGAGTCAGGTCCGCAGCATCGGCCCGCTGCTCACGGGCCTCATCGTCGGCGCCAACAGCCTCGCCGGCGGCAACTTCACCGGCGCGTCCATGAACCCGGCCCGGTCCTTCGGGCCGGCCCTGGCCACCGGGGACTGGACCCACCACTGGGTCTACTGGGTCGGCCCGCTGCTGGGTGGGTCCCTCGCCGCGGTCGTCTACGAGTCCCTGTTCGTGGTCAACAAGACGCACGAGCCGCTGCTCAATGGGGACTGCTAA
- the LOC112884901 gene encoding cysteine-rich receptor-like protein kinase 6: MRPFSAMDPLGWLEYESYSPQNCYPPSKTPPCQDFLCFYNLFSRAFRIFFILSFLIVCFCIRACGAAVAVAASHEWLARASQMNHPSAQATPPCLLDIRYQQSSPHLSCRNGESAATMATRRPTPHGFPPHLAGVAAAAFLLLALALQAPLAAAAQDQPPPPPWLLCGPEPVSGKYTANSTYQANINRLAATLPRNASSAAFLYATGSVGAVPDIVYALALCRGDANASACGRCVATAFRGAQEGCPLFKDAMAFYDLCQLRVSNRNFFLDDDYIVNTYILQGPQLAAPAGARSAAGAFDATVGRLVNATADYAAENSSARFATGVVGFGDESGPRIYALAQCTPDRTVDICRTCLNTIISQLLPSYFGGRNGGGVFGVWCSFRYEVYPFFSGQPLLQLPMFVATPAAPASRRQDKSRNKTGTVLAVVMPTTGALLAITVFWFWRRRRSSDEQSFPTYSTSSDDIHGADMLLHDLSTLRVATEDFAQSKILGKGGFGMVYKGILPDGQEIAVKRLCQSSRQGIEELKSELVLVAKLHHKNLVRLIGVCLQEQQKILVYEYMPNRSLDGILFDPERNKELDWAKRFNIVNGIARGLQYLHEESQLKIVHRDLKASNILLDSNYVPKISDFGLAKIFGGDQSKYVTLRVAGTYGYMAPEYAMRGLYSIKSDVFSFGVLVLEIVTGRRNGGSYSTEQDIDLINTVWEHWTRGNAMDLVDPSLMLSESDGPPPTEQMLMCIHIGLQCVQRKPSARPSMSWVNVMLSSGTVCLPSGLSRSAFFIQEVTVSVSDTSDGDSATWPGAASGCADDDSAATHQ; this comes from the exons ATGAGACCATTTTCCGCCATGGATCCGCTAGGTTGGCTTGAGTATGAGTCGTATTCGCCTCAAAATTGCTATCCTCCAAGTAAAACACCTCCATGTCAAGATTTCCTATGTTTTTATAATTTATTTTCACGTGCATTTCGTATTTTTTTTATCCTTTCTTTCCTGATAGTGTGTTTTTGCATTCGGGCATGTGGGGCGGCGGTTGCTGTTGCTGCTTCACATGAATGGCTAGCAAGGGCAAGTCAAATGAACCATCCTTCTGCCCAGGCAACTCCGCCATGTCTTCTTGATATCCGATACCAGCAAAGTTCTCCTCATCTGTCGTGTCGCAACGGCGAGTCAGCGGCAACCATGGCCACGCGGCGGCCAACGCCGCACGGCTTCCCTCCCCATCTCGCGGGCGTTGCCGCCGCAGCCTttctcctcctcgccctcgccctccaagcgcctctcgccgccgccgcccaagaccagccgccgccgccgccgtggctgcTGTGCGGCCCCGAGCCCGTCAGCGGCAAGTACACGGCGAACAGCACCTACCAAGCCAACATCAACCGCCTCGCCGCCACGCTCCCCAGGaacgcctcctccgccgcgttCCTCTACGCCACGGGCAGCGTCGGCGCCGTCCCGGACATCGTCTACGCGCTCGCCCTCTGCCGCGGCGACGCCAACGCCTCCGCCTGCGGGCGCTGCGTCGCCACCGCCTTCCGCGGCGCGCAGGAAGGGTGCCCGCTCTTCAAGGACGCCATGGCCTTCTACGACCTCTGCCAGCTCCGCGTCTCCAACCGCAACTTCTTCCTTGACGACGACTACATCGTCAACACGTacatcctgcagggccctcagCTGGCGGCGCCCGCGGGCGCGCGGAGCGCGGCGGGGGCGTTCGACGCCACCGTTGGCCGGCTCGTCAACGCCACCGCCGACTACGCGGCGGAGAACTCGTCGGCGAGGTTCGCCACGGGGGTGGTAGGCTTCGGCGACGAGAGCGGCCCCAGGATTTACGCTCTGGCGCAGTGCACGCCGGACAGGACGGTGGACATCTGCCGGACCTGTCTGAACACCATCATCAGCCAGCTACTGCCGAGCTATTTCGGCGGGAGGAATGGCGGAGGGGTTTTTGGGGTGTGGTGCAGCTTCCGGTATGAGGTGtaccctttcttctccggccaACCGCTGCTGCAGCTTCCCATGTTCGTGGCGACGCCTGCGGCACCGGCCAGCAGAAGACAAG ACAAATCGAGAAATAAGACGGGTACAGTCCTAGCAGTTGTGATGCCTACAACCGGTGCTCTGCTGGCCATAACCGTGTTTTGGTTTTGGAGGAGGAGAAGATCATCAGATGAACAATCTTTTCCAACTT ACTCAACTAGTTCAGATGATATTCATGGAGCTGATATGCTTCTTCATGATCTATCAACACTGCGAGTTGCCACCGAAGATTTTGCGCAAAGCAAAATACTCGGTAAAGGAGGGTTTGGTATGGTTTACAAG GGAATCCTACCTGATGGTCAAGAAATTGCAGTAAAAAGGCTTTGTCAGAGTTCTAGACAAGGAATAGAAGAGTTGAAAAGTGAGCTAGTTCTGGTTGCTAAGCTTCACCACAAGAACCTTGTGAGGCTTATTGGTGTTTGCTTGCAAGAACAACAGAAAATACTCGTGTATGAATATATGCCCAATAGAAGCCTCGATGGCATTCTTTTTG ATCCTGAGAGaaacaaagagcttgattgggCAAAGAGATTCAATATTGTCAATGGAATCGCTAGAGGCTTACAGTACCTCCATGAGGAGTCTCAACTGAAGATAGTTCACCGGGACCTGAAAGCAAGCAACATTCTGCTAGACTCCAATTACGTACCGAAGATCTCCGACTTCGGCTTAGCAAAGATTTTCGGTGGAGACCAATCAAAATATGTCACTCTTCGTGTCGCTGGGACATA TGGGTACATGGCTCCAGAATACGCTATGCGTGGTCTGTATTCGATCAAGTCAGACGTGTTCAGCTTCGGTGTTCTGGTTTTAGAAATTGTCACCGGAAGGAGAAACGGCGGCTCCTATAGCACCGAGCAAGACATTGATCTGATAAACACT GTATGGGAGCACTGGACGAGGGGAAATGCCATGGACCTGGTGGATCCATCGTTGATGCTGAGCGAGAGCGACGGTCCTCCTCCCACCGAGCAGATGCTAATGTGCATCCACATCGGGCTGCAATGCGTTCAGAGGAAACCTTCGGCCAGGCCGTCCATGTCGTGGGTGAACGTCATGCTCAGCAGCGGCACGGTGTGCCTCCCTTCAGGCCTCTCCCGGTCGGCCTTCTTCATCCAGGAGGTTACCGTTAGCGTCAGCGACACCTCGGATGGGGATTCAGCGACATGGCCAGGTGCAGCTTCCGGTTGCGCCGACGATGATTCAGCAGCGACGCATCAATGA